The Thermococcus sp. EP1 genome includes a region encoding these proteins:
- a CDS encoding [LysW]-lysine hydrolase yields MVSEEEKIEFLKELVSIYSPSGQEEKVAKFLVESFESFGVEAYIDEVGNVIAEKNGKGNRILLAGHMDTVDGIIPVRIENNYLWGRGSVDAKGPLATFFFAFIESKANLIFASLVDEEGFSKGAKNLSIPQPNFIIIGEPSGFDGVTIGYKGSLTMKFIEKVEKFHGSLSSKGAAEKLIEKWLGISKDFNEGFDRPNGRILKFEAYERDFDFYGDMIVNIRTPIGYEPPIKGEILDFVPAYEVSVKSPLVRTFVRAIRENGVKPRLKKKSGTADMNILAPKFKVDAVAYGPGDSKLDHTPHERLNLEEYLKAIEILKSALKNLKNI; encoded by the coding sequence ATGGTTAGCGAAGAGGAAAAAATTGAGTTTTTAAAGGAGCTAGTTAGTATTTACAGTCCCAGCGGCCAGGAAGAAAAGGTTGCCAAGTTCTTAGTTGAGAGTTTCGAGAGCTTTGGAGTCGAGGCATATATTGATGAAGTGGGTAATGTCATAGCTGAGAAAAATGGTAAGGGAAATAGGATTCTCTTAGCAGGCCATATGGACACGGTTGACGGGATAATTCCAGTTAGGATTGAAAATAATTATCTATGGGGAAGGGGTAGTGTTGATGCTAAAGGGCCCTTGGCAACGTTTTTCTTCGCATTCATTGAGAGCAAAGCAAATCTAATATTTGCATCCCTTGTGGATGAGGAAGGATTCTCAAAGGGTGCTAAAAATCTGAGTATTCCACAGCCGAATTTTATAATAATTGGAGAACCAAGTGGCTTTGATGGAGTTACAATCGGTTATAAAGGAAGCTTGACGATGAAGTTTATAGAAAAAGTTGAGAAATTCCATGGAAGTCTAAGTTCAAAAGGTGCTGCAGAAAAGCTAATTGAAAAGTGGCTGGGAATAAGTAAGGATTTCAATGAAGGCTTTGATAGACCAAATGGGAGGATTTTAAAGTTTGAGGCCTATGAGAGAGATTTTGACTTTTATGGAGACATGATAGTTAATATTAGAACGCCGATTGGTTATGAACCACCGATTAAAGGAGAAATCTTAGATTTTGTCCCTGCCTACGAAGTCTCCGTAAAAAGTCCATTAGTTAGAACCTTTGTTAGAGCCATAAGAGAGAATGGCGTAAAGCCAAGGCTTAAAAAGAAGAGCGGAACTGCAGATATGAACATCTTGGCTCCTAAGTTTAAGGTTGACGCTGTAGCATATGGCCCCGGCGATTCCAAATTGGATCATACTCCCCATGAACGCTTGAACCTGGAAGAGTATTTAAAAGCAATAGAGATTTTAAAAAGCGCCTTAAAGAATCTAAAGAATATCTAA